From the genome of Thermoflexus hugenholtzii, one region includes:
- the tnpA gene encoding IS200/IS605 family transposase: protein MPRDTLAIYIHLVWATWDRLPLITPAIERPLHRVIALEAQKMGCTVLALNSVPDHLHVLVQMPSTVTVAELVKRLKGVSSHFVNDVLRPGLPFKWQGFYGAFSVSRWDVERIVAYIQRQKEHHQAGSLITELESVSEETEPDSN, encoded by the coding sequence ATGCCTCGGGACACCCTTGCGATTTATATCCATCTGGTCTGGGCAACATGGGATCGACTTCCGCTCATTACGCCGGCGATCGAGCGACCATTGCACCGGGTGATCGCTCTCGAAGCCCAGAAAATGGGTTGCACAGTTCTGGCTCTGAACAGCGTGCCTGACCACCTGCACGTTCTGGTTCAGATGCCCAGCACAGTCACGGTGGCCGAGCTGGTCAAACGACTGAAGGGCGTTTCCTCCCATTTTGTCAACGATGTGTTGAGACCGGGGTTGCCCTTCAAGTGGCAGGGCTTCTACGGCGCCTTCAGCGTCAGCCGTTGGGATGTGGAGCGAATTGTGGCCTATATCCAGCGGCAGAAGGAACATCATCAAGCGGGTAGCCTGATCACGGAACTGGAATCTGTCTCCGAGGAGACCGAGCCTGATTCTAACTGA
- a CDS encoding WXG100 family type VII secretion target translates to MTSPSRFDYEGMQAIAQRLAQRSADLQTYLDQMDALARTLAERCHSPFAQALLARHARWHRAGQELAQSLHALATDLARIAAAQQAAEAREGARFAHLPE, encoded by the coding sequence ATGACCTCCCCCAGCCGCTTCGATTACGAAGGGATGCAGGCCATCGCCCAGCGCCTGGCCCAGCGCAGCGCCGACCTCCAGACCTACCTCGACCAAATGGACGCCCTCGCCCGCACCCTGGCCGAGCGTTGCCACTCCCCCTTCGCCCAGGCCCTCCTGGCCCGCCACGCCCGCTGGCACCGCGCCGGTCAGGAACTCGCCCAAAGCCTCCACGCCCTCGCCACCGACCTCGCCCGCATCGCCGCCGCCCAGCAGGCCGCCGAAGCCCGCGAAGGCGCCCGCTTCGCCCACCTGCCCGAATAA
- a CDS encoding dipeptidase, translated as MTEPRQQALEYVRRNQDRFLEELKDFLRIPSVSTDPAHRADVERAAAWVAERLRAAGAPHVEIMPTGGHPVVYGEAPAARADAPTVLVYGHYDVQPPDPLEEWESGPFEPTVRGENLYARGASDMKGQVMASIAAFEAVARSGPLPVHVKFLIEGEEEIGSPSLPAFLAAHTDRLRATISLNPDAGMIAPDLPTITYGLRGLAYFELRVYGPAHDLHSGLYGGVVHNPAQVLCELIAGMHDAEGRVTLPGFYDRVRPLSEEERAELARLPMDEAFYLRNTGAPALWGEAGYTPVERATARPTLEVNGLLAGFTGPGAKTVLPASAMAKISMRLVPDQDPDEVYEQLRRYLEERAPRTVRWELIRMAGVRASLTDRRHPAVQALSQALEAVWGRRPAFKREGGTIPIVTQLRELLKVESVLTGFGLPDDRVHAPNEKLHLPTWARGIEALTLFFYNYGG; from the coding sequence ATGACGGAGCCACGACAGCAGGCCCTGGAATACGTCCGGCGGAACCAGGATCGGTTCCTGGAGGAGCTGAAGGACTTCCTCCGCATCCCCTCGGTGTCCACCGACCCGGCCCACCGCGCCGATGTCGAACGGGCCGCGGCCTGGGTCGCCGAGCGGCTGCGGGCCGCCGGCGCCCCGCATGTGGAGATCATGCCCACCGGCGGCCATCCCGTGGTCTATGGGGAGGCCCCGGCGGCGCGGGCCGATGCCCCCACGGTGCTGGTCTACGGCCACTACGACGTGCAGCCGCCGGACCCGCTGGAGGAATGGGAGAGCGGGCCCTTTGAGCCCACGGTGCGGGGGGAGAACCTCTACGCCCGCGGGGCTTCGGACATGAAGGGCCAGGTCATGGCCTCCATCGCCGCCTTCGAGGCCGTCGCCCGCAGCGGCCCCCTCCCCGTCCACGTGAAGTTCCTGATCGAAGGGGAGGAGGAGATCGGCTCCCCCAGCCTCCCCGCCTTCCTCGCCGCCCACACGGACCGGCTCCGGGCCACCATCTCCCTCAACCCGGACGCCGGGATGATCGCCCCGGACCTGCCGACCATCACCTACGGGCTGCGGGGCCTGGCCTACTTCGAGCTGCGGGTCTACGGGCCGGCCCACGACCTGCACTCCGGCCTCTACGGCGGCGTGGTCCACAACCCGGCCCAGGTCCTCTGTGAGCTGATCGCCGGCATGCACGACGCCGAGGGCCGGGTCACCCTCCCCGGGTTCTACGACCGGGTCCGCCCCCTGAGCGAGGAGGAGCGGGCGGAGCTGGCCCGTCTCCCCATGGACGAAGCCTTTTATCTGCGCAACACCGGCGCGCCCGCCCTGTGGGGAGAGGCCGGCTACACGCCGGTGGAACGGGCCACCGCCCGGCCGACCCTCGAGGTCAACGGGCTGCTGGCCGGCTTCACCGGCCCCGGCGCCAAAACCGTGCTGCCCGCCTCCGCCATGGCCAAGATCTCCATGCGGCTGGTGCCGGACCAGGATCCCGATGAGGTCTATGAGCAGCTGCGGCGCTACCTGGAGGAGCGGGCGCCCCGGACCGTGCGGTGGGAGCTGATCCGGATGGCGGGGGTGCGGGCCTCCCTCACCGACCGCCGGCATCCCGCCGTGCAGGCCCTCTCCCAGGCTCTGGAGGCCGTCTGGGGGCGACGCCCCGCCTTCAAACGGGAGGGCGGCACCATCCCCATCGTCACCCAGCTCCGCGAGCTCCTAAAGGTGGAATCCGTGCTCACCGGCTTCGGCCTGCCCGACGATCGCGTCCACGCCCCCAACGAGAAGCTCCACCTGCCCACCTGGGCCCGCGGCATCGAAGCCCTGACCCTGTTCTTCTACAACTATGGGGGATAG
- a CDS encoding FAD-dependent thymidylate synthase, protein MRERRIYLLDPRRYRPEVIAVAFAKTSRSPEPFDVIAEGLSDESAAQFHEKWVVGYGHASVAEHAVLHIAFENISRLAAEAIEGVRLASFTEKSTRFQILDREAFYLPPEIAASPFREAYAETMTRLFETYHAALEPVRRVMEGWFPRRPEESEGAYRTRLRIRAMDACRYLLPTATLTNVGMTVNARALEHGLRKWLSHPLAEVREIAATVKAVALREVPTLLKYAEPNAYLRTSAERLRQWACALPEDPEPRDGVRLIAWDPEAEVRFIAACLYRFRALSYEGALRQVRAMRPEERREVLEAALGGRTPFDPPVRELEHIVYTFDCLMDEGAYYDLKRHRMMTQTPQALTAAYGYAVPRAIEEAGLGAAYRTAVEAAIALWERMHPVIGEAAAYALPNAVYRRVLMTMNLREAYHLCRLRGGPNGHFAYRYIAMRIYEAIRAVHPTLAAYMGCEAYPPSEEIAARFGGVAHPEATPTT, encoded by the coding sequence ATGCGGGAGCGGCGGATCTACCTGCTGGATCCGCGCAGATACCGGCCGGAGGTCATCGCCGTGGCCTTCGCCAAGACCAGCCGCAGCCCCGAGCCCTTCGACGTCATCGCCGAGGGCTTGAGCGACGAGTCCGCGGCCCAGTTCCACGAGAAATGGGTGGTGGGCTACGGCCACGCCTCGGTGGCCGAGCACGCCGTCCTCCACATCGCCTTCGAGAACATCTCCCGCCTGGCCGCCGAGGCCATCGAAGGGGTGCGGCTGGCCTCCTTTACGGAGAAGTCCACCCGCTTCCAGATCCTCGACCGGGAGGCTTTCTACCTGCCGCCGGAGATCGCCGCTTCCCCCTTCCGGGAGGCTTACGCCGAGACGATGACGCGGCTGTTCGAGACCTACCACGCCGCCCTGGAGCCCGTCCGTCGGGTGATGGAGGGCTGGTTCCCCCGCCGCCCGGAGGAGAGCGAGGGGGCCTACCGCACCCGGCTGCGGATCCGGGCCATGGACGCCTGCCGCTACCTGCTGCCCACCGCCACCCTGACCAACGTGGGGATGACGGTGAACGCCCGCGCCCTGGAGCACGGCCTCCGCAAATGGCTCTCCCACCCCCTCGCGGAGGTCCGGGAGATCGCCGCAACGGTGAAGGCCGTGGCCCTCCGAGAGGTCCCCACCCTCCTCAAATACGCCGAGCCCAACGCCTACCTCCGGACCAGCGCGGAGCGCCTGCGGCAATGGGCCTGCGCCCTCCCCGAAGACCCCGAACCCCGGGATGGGGTCCGGCTGATCGCCTGGGACCCGGAGGCCGAGGTCCGCTTCATCGCCGCCTGCCTCTACCGGTTCCGGGCCCTCAGCTACGAAGGAGCCCTCCGGCAGGTCCGGGCGATGCGCCCGGAGGAGCGGCGGGAGGTTCTGGAGGCCGCCCTGGGCGGCCGCACCCCCTTCGACCCGCCCGTCCGGGAGCTGGAGCACATCGTCTACACCTTCGATTGCCTGATGGACGAGGGCGCCTATTATGATCTCAAGCGGCACCGGATGATGACCCAGACGCCCCAGGCCCTGACCGCCGCCTATGGCTACGCGGTCCCCCGGGCGATCGAGGAAGCCGGCCTGGGGGCCGCGTATCGGACAGCGGTGGAGGCGGCCATCGCGCTGTGGGAGCGCATGCATCCGGTCATCGGAGAGGCGGCGGCCTACGCGCTGCCCAACGCCGTCTATCGGCGGGTGCTGATGACCATGAACCTGCGGGAGGCCTATCACCTGTGCCGCTTGCGGGGCGGCCCCAACGGCCACTTCGCCTATCGCTACATCGCCATGCGGATCTACGAGGCCATCCGCGCCGTGCACCCAACCCTGGCGGCCTACATGGGCTGCGAGGCGTATCCTCCCTCGGAGGAGATCGCCGCCCGGTTCGGCGGGGTGGCCCATCCCGAGGCGACCCCGACGACCTGA
- a CDS encoding helicase-related protein: MVLVKGPPGSGKSTVVPFLLAAWADQPAMVAVPTRAAAISLAWYVNHRTRDGVYELPPDLHPDVYELAGGPRLILRGRVGYAVRGSHTLPYGMLDVHVAYVTTGILIQYILSQGLSEIFPIVDEVHLRQMEGDLAFALIVKEGRPFAVMSATMERVEERLARIARRFGYEIVEIELPAPQYPIRLIEWPVRFSTRVDQPARVVLQALRRYRQLRFQGTQVEVGEDEIRIAHLGVPLHALIFMPGVREIEATVEALRTQFRNEVIPLYGAMAVSEQEAVVEKAADRSATRIFVSTELAGVSLTMNAGLVLDLGLVRRSEADTRGFVRLPVVPISQAEAAQRAGRAGRTAPGLCIRCFRMAELREAARPPETQRTSPERIVLVGAALGLSVRELPLPDPPSREAVEEAVRLLRRLEALDPRGRITPRGYQILELGLPARLAVPLLVARAAGEAEEILDGLIAAVSLLAVGRPWRLPGYGPPPNRQGDLNAALGALIRYMHRYARDPSAAAEEARAQGFADRVLDEAANIYLPDLRSRLRLLFAEEDGGWDRAIPEHIDERRLAGYLAAGFPDMVGLVDWKRRTLETPDVICWIGRDSGFWRAYEEERPPLAIALSGTFSAEGARIATAMIPVDPEDLIRLGVARVKERRTVRARGRTREEALLIWRGVERTMAVRLIMEAD, encoded by the coding sequence ATGGTCCTGGTGAAAGGGCCGCCGGGATCGGGCAAATCCACGGTGGTCCCCTTCCTGCTGGCAGCGTGGGCCGACCAGCCGGCGATGGTGGCGGTCCCCACCCGGGCCGCCGCCATCTCCCTGGCGTGGTATGTGAACCACCGCACCCGCGATGGGGTCTACGAGCTGCCGCCGGACCTCCACCCGGATGTCTATGAGCTGGCAGGGGGGCCTCGGCTGATCCTGAGGGGCCGCGTGGGCTACGCCGTGCGGGGCAGCCATACCCTCCCCTACGGCATGCTCGACGTGCACGTGGCCTACGTCACCACCGGAATCCTCATCCAATACATCCTGAGCCAGGGCCTCTCGGAGATCTTCCCCATCGTGGATGAGGTCCACCTGCGCCAGATGGAGGGGGACCTGGCCTTCGCCCTCATCGTGAAGGAAGGCCGCCCCTTCGCGGTGATGTCGGCCACCATGGAGCGGGTGGAGGAGCGCCTCGCCCGCATCGCCCGGCGGTTCGGCTACGAGATCGTGGAGATCGAGCTCCCGGCCCCCCAGTATCCCATCCGCCTCATCGAATGGCCGGTGCGCTTCTCCACCCGGGTCGATCAGCCCGCCCGGGTGGTCCTCCAGGCCCTCCGCCGCTACCGACAGCTCCGGTTCCAGGGGACCCAGGTGGAGGTCGGGGAGGATGAGATCCGCATCGCCCATCTGGGCGTTCCCCTCCACGCCCTGATCTTCATGCCGGGCGTGCGGGAGATCGAGGCCACCGTGGAGGCGCTGCGCACCCAGTTCCGCAACGAGGTGATCCCCCTCTACGGGGCCATGGCCGTGAGCGAGCAGGAGGCCGTGGTGGAGAAGGCGGCCGACCGCAGCGCCACCCGCATCTTCGTCAGCACCGAGCTGGCCGGGGTGTCGCTGACGATGAACGCCGGCCTGGTGCTGGACCTGGGGCTGGTGCGCCGGAGCGAGGCGGACACCCGGGGGTTCGTCCGGCTGCCGGTGGTGCCCATCTCCCAGGCCGAGGCCGCCCAGCGGGCGGGCCGGGCGGGCCGGACCGCGCCGGGGCTCTGCATCCGATGCTTCCGGATGGCGGAGCTGCGGGAGGCCGCCCGGCCTCCGGAGACCCAGCGGACCTCTCCGGAGCGCATCGTGCTGGTGGGGGCGGCCCTGGGGCTGTCGGTGCGGGAGCTGCCGCTGCCGGACCCGCCCTCCCGGGAGGCGGTGGAGGAGGCCGTTCGGCTGTTGCGGCGGCTGGAGGCCCTGGATCCCCGGGGGCGGATCACGCCGCGGGGGTATCAGATCCTGGAGCTGGGCCTCCCCGCCCGCCTGGCCGTCCCGTTGCTTGTGGCCCGGGCCGCCGGCGAGGCGGAGGAGATCCTCGACGGCCTGATCGCCGCAGTCTCCCTGCTGGCGGTGGGGCGGCCGTGGCGGCTGCCGGGATACGGCCCGCCGCCGAACCGGCAGGGGGACCTCAACGCCGCCCTGGGCGCCCTGATCCGCTACATGCATCGCTACGCCCGGGACCCCTCGGCGGCGGCGGAGGAGGCCCGGGCCCAGGGGTTCGCCGACCGGGTGCTGGACGAGGCGGCCAACATCTATCTGCCGGACCTGCGATCCCGGCTGCGCCTGCTGTTCGCCGAGGAGGATGGGGGATGGGATCGCGCCATCCCGGAGCACATCGACGAGCGGCGGCTGGCCGGGTATCTGGCGGCGGGCTTCCCCGATATGGTGGGGCTGGTGGACTGGAAGCGGCGGACCCTGGAGACGCCGGATGTGATCTGCTGGATCGGACGGGATTCGGGGTTCTGGCGGGCCTATGAGGAGGAGCGGCCGCCCCTGGCCATCGCCTTATCCGGCACCTTCTCGGCGGAGGGGGCGCGCATCGCCACGGCGATGATCCCGGTGGACCCGGAGGATCTCATCCGGCTGGGGGTGGCGCGGGTGAAGGAGCGGCGGACGGTGCGGGCGCGCGGCCGGACGCGGGAGGAGGCGCTCCTGATCTGGCGGGGCGTGGAGCGGACCATGGCCGTGCGCCTGATCATGGAGGCGGATTGA
- the rfbB gene encoding dTDP-glucose 4,6-dehydratase, whose product MRRLMVTGGAGFIGSNFVRWTLETYPDAYVLVYDKLTYAGNLDNLKDVAERFRGRYAFIRGDICDARAVHEAIRAHRIEAIVNFAAESHVDRSLMEPGSFVQTDVFGTYVLLEAARAFGLRYHQVSTDEVYGEVLEGASTERDPLMPRSPYSASKAGADLLCLAYFTSFGVPVTITRGSNNIGPYQYPEKFVPLCITNAIDDEPIPLYGDGRQMRDYQYVLDHCEGIDLVLRKGQPGEIYNLGTGVSTPNIEVAKRILDLLGKPYSLIRLVPDRPGHDRRYALDVSKIVALGWRSRHTLDEALEKTVRWYVENEWWWRKIKSGEYREYYRRQYAERLAQSRPAFSG is encoded by the coding sequence GTGCGGCGATTGATGGTCACCGGCGGCGCCGGCTTCATCGGGTCCAACTTCGTGCGCTGGACCCTGGAGACGTATCCGGACGCGTATGTGCTGGTGTATGACAAGCTGACCTACGCGGGGAACCTGGACAACCTGAAGGACGTGGCGGAGAGATTCCGGGGGCGCTACGCCTTCATCCGCGGGGACATCTGCGACGCCCGGGCGGTCCACGAGGCCATCCGCGCCCATCGCATCGAGGCCATCGTCAACTTCGCCGCCGAGTCCCACGTGGATCGCTCCTTGATGGAGCCGGGGAGCTTCGTGCAGACGGACGTCTTCGGGACCTACGTGCTGCTGGAGGCGGCGCGGGCCTTCGGCTTGCGCTACCATCAGGTCTCCACCGACGAGGTCTACGGCGAGGTGCTGGAGGGCGCCTCCACGGAGCGGGATCCCCTGATGCCGCGCAGCCCTTACTCGGCCAGCAAGGCGGGGGCGGATCTCCTCTGCCTGGCCTATTTCACCAGCTTCGGGGTCCCGGTGACCATCACCCGGGGCTCCAACAACATCGGCCCCTATCAGTATCCGGAGAAGTTCGTCCCCCTGTGCATCACCAACGCCATCGACGACGAGCCGATCCCCCTTTACGGGGACGGCCGGCAGATGCGGGACTATCAATACGTGCTGGATCACTGCGAGGGCATCGATCTGGTGCTGCGGAAGGGGCAGCCGGGGGAGATCTACAACCTGGGGACGGGGGTCTCCACGCCGAACATCGAGGTGGCGAAGCGGATCCTGGATCTTTTGGGGAAGCCGTATTCGCTGATCCGCCTGGTGCCGGACCGGCCGGGGCACGATCGGCGGTATGCGCTGGACGTCTCGAAGATCGTGGCGCTGGGGTGGCGGAGCCGGCACACCCTGGACGAGGCGCTGGAGAAGACGGTGCGCTGGTATGTGGAGAACGAGTGGTGGTGGCGGAAGATCAAATCGGGGGAGTATCGGGAATACTATCGGCGCCAGTATGCGGAACGCCTGGCCCAAAGCCGGCCCGCCTTCTCCGGGTGA
- a CDS encoding pyrimidine-nucleoside phosphorylase, with protein sequence MRAVEIIEKKRDGYELSPEEIRFFVEGFTRGEIPDYQAAAFLMAVYFRGMTPRETADLTLAMAYSGRVLDLHDIAPVVVDKHSTGGVGDKVSLVVVPLVAAAGLPVGKMSGRGLSFTGGTIDKLESIRGFRVELTVEEFREQLRRVGAVLCGQSADLAPADGKFYALRDVTGTVPSIPLIAASIMSKKIAAGADAIVLDVKVGNGAFMKTLEDARALAQRMVDIGFALGRRVVAVISDMNQPLGEAVGNALEVKEAIATLRSDGPQDFREHCLTIAAYMLYLGGRAGSVAEGRRLAEETLSSGAAWEKFRALVAAQGGDVEQIEEPERLPRARLIREIPAPADGYIAEMRAYEVGMAAVALGAGRTKKGEPIDPAVGILVHRKVGDPVRRGEPLFTVHANAEERLAEAEAWLSRAVRIREAPVPPLPHIYETIPAGIG encoded by the coding sequence ATGCGCGCGGTGGAGATCATTGAGAAAAAGCGCGACGGCTATGAGCTGAGCCCGGAGGAGATCCGGTTCTTCGTCGAGGGCTTCACGCGCGGGGAGATCCCGGATTACCAGGCCGCCGCTTTCCTGATGGCCGTTTACTTCCGCGGGATGACGCCCCGGGAGACGGCCGACCTCACCCTGGCCATGGCCTACTCCGGGCGGGTGCTGGATCTCCACGATATCGCCCCGGTGGTGGTGGACAAGCACTCCACGGGCGGGGTGGGCGACAAGGTCAGCCTGGTGGTGGTGCCTCTGGTGGCCGCCGCCGGCCTGCCCGTGGGCAAGATGAGCGGCCGGGGCCTCTCCTTCACCGGCGGGACCATCGACAAGCTGGAGTCCATCCGGGGCTTCCGGGTGGAGCTCACCGTGGAGGAGTTCCGGGAGCAGCTCCGGCGGGTCGGCGCCGTCCTCTGCGGCCAGTCGGCGGACCTGGCGCCCGCGGATGGGAAGTTCTACGCCCTGCGGGACGTCACCGGGACCGTCCCCAGCATCCCGCTGATCGCCGCCTCGATCATGAGCAAGAAGATCGCCGCGGGGGCCGACGCCATCGTGCTGGACGTTAAGGTCGGCAACGGCGCCTTTATGAAGACCCTGGAGGACGCGCGGGCCCTGGCCCAGCGGATGGTCGACATCGGATTCGCGCTGGGCCGGCGGGTGGTGGCGGTGATCTCGGATATGAACCAGCCCCTGGGCGAGGCGGTCGGCAACGCCCTGGAGGTGAAGGAGGCCATCGCCACGCTGCGGAGCGATGGGCCGCAGGATTTCCGGGAGCATTGCCTGACCATCGCCGCCTACATGCTGTATCTGGGCGGCCGGGCGGGGAGCGTGGCGGAGGGCCGCCGGCTGGCGGAGGAGACGCTGTCCTCCGGGGCCGCCTGGGAGAAGTTCCGCGCCCTGGTGGCCGCCCAGGGCGGGGATGTGGAGCAGATCGAGGAGCCGGAGCGCCTTCCCCGAGCCCGCCTGATCCGGGAGATCCCGGCGCCCGCCGATGGATACATCGCCGAGATGCGGGCTTACGAAGTCGGCATGGCCGCCGTGGCCCTGGGGGCCGGACGGACGAAGAAGGGGGAGCCCATCGATCCCGCGGTGGGGATCCTGGTCCATCGCAAGGTGGGCGATCCGGTGCGGCGGGGCGAGCCCCTGTTCACGGTGCACGCCAACGCGGAGGAGCGGCTCGCGGAGGCGGAGGCCTGGCTCTCCCGGGCGGTGCGCATCCGGGAGGCCCCAGTCCCGCCGTTGCCCCACATCTACGAGACGATCCCCGCGGGGATCGGATAG
- the selA gene encoding L-seryl-tRNA(Sec) selenium transferase has protein sequence MDPRRELPSVDRLLRAEGAAPLVAAFGHEAVADALREALTEFRAKLRPGDSPPSERAVLERAAALLARWHTPRPRPVINATGVILHTNLGRAPLPEAALEAIRAAAAYSDLEFDLEKGERGERQAAVEEQLCRLTGAEAALVVNNNAAAVLLALTVMARGRGVLISRGQLIEIGGGFRIPEVMAQSGARLIEVGTTNRTHLRDYEEPLARGEDIALILHAHHSNFRMIGFVSEVPLAELVALGARYDVPVMDDLGSGALLDTAAFGLAHEPMVQESVAAGAAVVCFSGDKLLGGPQAGILVGKRELLARMRRHPLMRALRPDKLTLAALSATLIHYLKGEATREIPVWRMIATPLEELEGRAQACAARLRAEGIPAEVRPTRSTIGGGSLPGETLPSAALVLRPPDPEALMAALRQADPPIIARVQEDAVWLDLRTVRPDQEDALLRGIRQAWSRIGAQVGS, from the coding sequence ATGGATCCCCGTCGGGAGCTGCCCAGCGTGGATCGGCTGCTGCGAGCGGAGGGCGCGGCGCCCCTCGTGGCGGCCTTCGGCCATGAGGCCGTCGCCGACGCCCTGCGGGAGGCCCTGACGGAGTTCCGCGCGAAGCTCCGGCCGGGCGACTCCCCGCCGTCCGAGCGGGCCGTTCTGGAGCGGGCCGCCGCCCTTCTGGCCCGCTGGCACACCCCTCGCCCGCGCCCGGTGATCAACGCCACCGGGGTGATCCTGCACACCAACCTGGGCCGCGCGCCCCTCCCCGAGGCCGCCCTGGAGGCCATTCGGGCCGCAGCGGCCTACAGCGACCTGGAGTTCGATCTGGAGAAAGGGGAGCGGGGGGAGCGTCAGGCCGCGGTGGAGGAGCAGCTGTGCCGGCTCACCGGGGCCGAAGCCGCTCTGGTGGTCAACAACAACGCGGCCGCGGTGTTGCTCGCCCTCACCGTCATGGCCCGGGGGCGCGGGGTCCTGATCTCCCGGGGCCAGCTCATCGAGATCGGCGGCGGCTTCCGCATCCCCGAGGTGATGGCCCAGAGCGGCGCGCGCCTGATCGAGGTCGGCACCACCAACCGGACCCACCTCCGCGATTATGAAGAGCCCCTCGCCCGGGGGGAGGACATCGCCCTCATCCTCCATGCCCACCATAGCAACTTCCGCATGATCGGCTTCGTCTCCGAGGTGCCCCTGGCGGAGCTGGTGGCCCTCGGGGCCCGTTACGACGTCCCGGTGATGGACGATTTGGGGAGCGGGGCGTTGCTGGACACGGCGGCCTTCGGCCTGGCCCACGAGCCGATGGTGCAGGAGAGCGTCGCGGCGGGCGCGGCGGTGGTGTGCTTCAGCGGCGACAAGCTGCTGGGAGGCCCTCAGGCCGGGATCCTGGTGGGAAAGCGGGAGCTTCTGGCCCGCATGCGGCGGCATCCGCTGATGCGCGCCCTGCGTCCGGACAAGCTCACGCTGGCCGCCCTGAGCGCCACCCTCATCCATTACCTCAAAGGGGAAGCCACCCGGGAGATCCCGGTCTGGCGGATGATCGCCACGCCTCTGGAGGAGCTGGAGGGACGGGCCCAGGCCTGCGCGGCCCGGCTCCGGGCCGAAGGGATCCCCGCGGAGGTCCGCCCGACCCGTTCCACCATCGGCGGAGGCAGCCTCCCCGGCGAAACCCTGCCCAGCGCCGCCCTGGTCCTGCGGCCGCCGGACCCTGAGGCGTTGATGGCCGCGCTGCGTCAAGCGGATCCGCCCATCATCGCCCGGGTTCAGGAGGACGCGGTGTGGCTGGATCTGCGCACGGTGCGCCCGGATCAGGAGGACGCGCTCCTGCGGGGGATCCGCCAGGCGTGGTCGCGAATCGGCGCCCAGGTAGGATCGTGA
- the dnaA gene encoding chromosomal replication initiator protein DnaA, producing the protein MTWIENPNEVWQTVLESLQQQIPRPTFETWVKGTQVVSVRGDTFVIGARSAYARDWLAHRLRTVIARALAEALGRPVAVDFVVYENGRIQGPASNPGEEDASLASPWAQRLNPRYTFETFVVGPSNRLAHAAALAVAERPAQTYNPLFIYGGVGLGKTHLLHAIGHVCLRKGLRVLYVSSEEFTNDLINAIRAQTTDQFRDKYRSIDVLLIDDIQFIAGKESTQEEFFHTFNTLHSNGKQLVISSDRPPRALVTLEERLRSRFEWGLIADIQPPDLETRIAILRAKAEGLAVPVPDDVMEFIARQIQSNIRELEGALNRVVAYAQLMGLPLTMEAATRALADLLPRRRSLSIDQIIEVVADFYGVPAEALRGPRRNKELVYPRQVAMYLAREETGASLPQIGEAFGGRDHTTVLYGIEKVQSELEHNERLRREIMAIRERLYREEK; encoded by the coding sequence ATGACCTGGATCGAGAACCCAAACGAGGTCTGGCAGACGGTCCTGGAGTCGCTGCAACAACAGATCCCTCGCCCCACCTTTGAGACCTGGGTGAAGGGCACGCAGGTGGTTTCGGTGCGGGGGGACACCTTCGTCATCGGGGCCCGCAGCGCCTACGCCCGGGACTGGCTGGCCCATCGGCTGCGGACGGTGATCGCGCGGGCGCTGGCCGAGGCCCTGGGGCGCCCGGTGGCGGTGGACTTCGTGGTTTACGAGAACGGCCGGATCCAGGGCCCCGCCTCCAACCCGGGCGAGGAGGACGCTTCCCTCGCCTCCCCGTGGGCCCAGCGTTTGAACCCCCGCTACACCTTCGAGACCTTCGTGGTGGGCCCGAGCAACCGCCTGGCCCACGCGGCGGCCCTGGCGGTGGCCGAGCGTCCGGCCCAGACCTACAACCCTCTCTTCATTTACGGCGGGGTGGGGCTGGGCAAGACCCACCTGCTGCACGCCATCGGCCACGTCTGCCTGCGCAAGGGGCTGCGGGTGCTCTACGTCTCCTCCGAGGAGTTCACCAACGACCTGATCAACGCCATCCGGGCCCAGACCACCGACCAGTTCCGGGACAAGTATCGCTCCATCGACGTGCTGCTGATCGACGACATCCAGTTCATCGCCGGCAAGGAGAGCACGCAGGAGGAGTTCTTCCACACCTTCAACACGCTCCACAGCAACGGCAAGCAGCTGGTGATCTCCAGCGACCGCCCGCCCCGGGCCCTGGTGACCCTGGAGGAGCGGCTCCGCTCGCGGTTCGAGTGGGGGCTGATTGCCGACATCCAGCCGCCGGACCTGGAGACCCGGATCGCCATCCTGCGGGCGAAGGCCGAGGGGCTGGCCGTTCCGGTGCCGGACGATGTGATGGAGTTCATCGCCCGGCAGATCCAGAGCAACATCCGGGAGCTGGAGGGGGCGCTGAACCGGGTGGTGGCTTACGCGCAGCTGATGGGCCTGCCCCTGACCATGGAGGCGGCCACCCGGGCCCTGGCGGATCTGCTGCCCCGGCGCCGTTCCCTCTCCATCGATCAGATCATCGAGGTCGTGGCGGATTTCTACGGGGTTCCGGCGGAGGCCCTGCGAGGGCCGCGGCGCAACAAGGAGCTGGTCTACCCCCGCCAGGTGGCGATGTATCTGGCCCGGGAGGAGACGGGGGCCTCCCTGCCGCAGATCGGCGAGGCCTTCGGAGGCCGCGATCACACCACGGTGCTCTACGGCATCGAGAAGGTGCAGAGCGAGCTGGAGCACAACGAGCGCCTGCGCCGGGAGATCATGGCCATCCGCGAGCGGCTCTACCGGGAGGAGAAGTAG